Genomic DNA from Dysidea avara chromosome 10, odDysAvar1.4, whole genome shotgun sequence:
TGCAAGCTTAAATTTTCATGTCAATCATAAATACATAAACTGTATGAAAGAACATTGTATATAGGTATACAGGTTTATAATTTATTAAAACTACAGTAAATACTCTTTAACTACAAGTGTTTGATTTACGGAACGCTTTTCCCATGTTAGGTTAGTTCAGCCCATCAAAATGTCCCTTTATTTTGGTTTTAGTGGCAGTAAAGCAATTTGTAAGTTGAATTGATGTCTTCTCAGTCAACTGCCTACAGTATTCATCTCAGTGTCAGTTGTAGTCTCAAAGTGTTTTATTAcatataaggcccctattcggtgattattagtttctcatccagcctttctaattattatgatgcgggcgggagggtattaccattatgccattattttataatattaacacactgatgtacagaccttgtccaaattgtccttctttcttactacaaacaattccttcaccagctgattctacttttcgtgatcgccaactgtttttcgacagtcaactgaaagcctgctttgatgaagtcgataaagcacgattgcaactggcactgcagtaatttgctaaggaaaacaacagttctcctggtaatatatagcgcattgtagcgttgtagcgttcatcaacaaaaattataacagttttggtatcacgtgttcttctgagcatgcgcagagtaaataatggcttaccaagcggtagcttaagaaggatgcgggcggtggatgagaaactaataatcaccaaataggggcctaaagtGTATAATAATTCCAATTCCAAATGTGCATATGTGATAAcagcaggggcggtggagcaggccaaaaagtgagggggccagaccagctgtaagttgaagaaaaaaaaaaggtcacagcctgctgacaatagctgctctccaccaattacatttccttatttataaccacacatacatagctaaggaatttgctacaccgcttctctgaatactgtgactactctattagaatatcctgatcctgactgttctattagagtatctcgatcttttcttgcaaacagtgtcccaaaaagtgggggggccatggccccctggccccccccgtctccaccgcctatgggtAACAGTATACATATATTGTACACTTTATATATTTATTCTTTCTATGCTATGCTGTCTTCTATTTGTAAAGGGTTGTTGCATACAATTCATTAGTGTTTTGAAATTGAAAATCATCTCCTATTCATCAATTTCAATTTGTTGTTGCTTGTCAAATTCCACTCTTCAACAATGGGTTTTGGGAGAACTCATTTCATCTAACCAATGCTAATAGTTATCTATCCCAGCAACATTCCACTGAACGTGTTCACCTTAACACAAATTTGCTTTGGGTACAAGTAACTATGATGATGTTGTAATTGCgttggatgatgatgatgacatgaGGGGTCACAACTGAGGATACTCAATGATTGGTGGAACTATACTATGAAAGTATAGGGGTGAGGGTGTATAGTCAACATTAAGAAGTGTGAGGTGTATAGTCAACATTCAGTAATGCTTACGTTTCACTGTTTATGACAGGGATGGTTATGCAGTGCAGTTTTGTGAAACTGATAATTGATTAGCACcatctggtgtgtgtgtgtgtgtgtatgtgtgtgtgtatgtgtgtgtgtgtatgtgtagtggcATGTGTTCTGACATGTAATACATGCTATAGTTGTCAAGATGAGGGGGTTCAGCCTACAATAACATACCATGGTGTTATCAAACTTCAAGCAGTCAGTGTACAAGTTACTCTCAGTGTACAATTTGCTCTCAGTGTACAATTTGCTCTCAGTGTACAATTTTGCTCTCATTGTACATGCTCAATGATAGTAACAATGGAAATTGTTCTGAAATACTTAAATGTGATTATACATGAGCTATTTATGCATATTCTTGTGTATATGTCACAagtgtttgtttgtgtattAGTGTggcatcaagagttaataattgttattaactcttggtggcGTGTTATGCAATGCTGTACTTGTGTATGGAAAATGCACCATGAGGGAGTGTGTTGAAAGGCTAATACAGTACAAGGTGAAGCCTAGTATCTTGAGGCACCCGCTCCCCCACCTCAGTGCTCTATTTTTCATATATATGTAACAGGCATAAGTGGTGCTTTAAATGCTATATATTCTACTTCCTGCATGGTCGTCTTGTTCGGAGTACTTATCTCAGTCGAGACTGTCGAGTACCCAATCCGCTTCAGTTTTCGGCGATAAGATTATCAGTAagtataatctatttctagctgtAGAACTACAAACTGATAGAATTACTTTGGTgattacaatgtcatgcacgcACATGATAAATTGTGCTGCCTGAGGGGGGTTGAGGTCAAGGTGATTCTCTCCACTTTGAACCAACCATCATCAGTAAGCAAACTGCCTGACAATGTTCAAGGTAATTGGAACATCATATAAGCACATATCTTTAACATCTCTATTTGTCGCTATTGGAAAAGTTTTTCTGATGCTGCACTGAGAAAGTGTCATATTAGCAGTGGCAGGAACTAAGCctcaaatttaaaattgctACTGATGGATGAGCTGGTTTTGATTCGATTTATTTATCTTCACAGTATAGCTAGCATATAGTTTGTGTCGGCAGTCAGATCATGAACTATATACAacttgtatagctagctataccgccaggctcagtatagctagctgattGACTGATGAGACAGAATATTTGCTATATCTAGCTGTGTGGCTCAGAaaagtagttagctaataataGCTAGTTTATATATCTACATAGCTAAATTTATAAATCTATATACCAAATAAGTATGGAGAATAATGGCCTTACTGAATTTTAAATAATGCGCCTCATAGGACAGTGGTGTTATACTCACGTGATTTAAGTGCGAAATTCTTGTGTGTGTCTCATGGTTTAACTAAGGACGGACATGTCGTGATCATTACGCAAGATTTATACTATGAGCGTTTTACCTAGTTACATACACGTTTTGTAGCTGGTGTCTTCACGTCACACTGGCTCGACATGATCTCAGCACGTGATACCATGGCCACTGAAATCGGCGGATATGAATACAAATTTATTGACACTCCATCAGATGGTCTTCTTTGTAGAATATGTCACCTGCCCAGTCGAGATCCTTTCCTGAGTACCTGCTGTGGGCATAACTTTTGTGAATCTTGTCTAGATGATTACAAAAGGGTTACCACCTTTGATACTACTACTTGTCCGGTTTGCCGTGACCAAGGTTTCCTTAGCGTTCGCAACAAGTTAAGTGGTCGAGAAATTAGGAATCTTCATGTGATGTGTGCTAATAATGAGAGAGGgtgtgagtggcagggtgaagtGAATGACATAAGTAAACACATTGGAGACGGTGATGCAGGTTGTCCATTTCAGGATGCTGCATGTCCCAATATCTGTGGGAAGGTGTTGCAACGACAATATCTAGCTAATCATGTTGAGACTAAGTGCCCACGTCGTAAAGTTAGTTGTCAGTACTGCCACATTTTAGGAGGGCACCAGTTTATTGAGGTTAAACACAAGGAGGAGTGTCCCAAGTTTCCTCTAACCTGTCCCAACATTTGTGAGATAGGAGATGTGTTGCGTGAAGACATGGAGGCACACAGGAAGGAATGCCCTCTTGAAATGGTCCAGTGCAAGTACCATGGTGTGGGGTGTGAGGAGAAGATAATGCGTAAGAGAAGAAAAGACCACGAGGAAGAGAAAATGGAGGAGCATTTGTCTTTGACTAAATACAGACTAACTGATGCACACCAAGAATTGTCATTGACCAAATCTAAGCTGGCTGATGTTGAAACTGAACTAGCTGGTACTAAATCTCAGCTTGCTAATTCATTGAAGCAAATCAACCAGTTGATGGTTGTAGTAAACCAAACACCCATTCCACAAGAACAAAACTCCAGCTTCCGAAGCTATGGTTCATTAACAATTTCTGCGCTCAAGTGGTCAGTAAAGCTCATAGCTATGGCGGCAATGATCAAATCTGGTGATCAGGTGTGCCCAGTGATTGTGAACATCACTGAATTAAGTAAAAGGCTGACTGCCTACTTCAGTGATCCTTTCTATACACATGACGAGGGATACAAGATGCGTTTATGTGTTGATGCTGCAGGGGATGGTAGTGGAAGAGGTACTCACATGTCAGTGTTCTTGTACCTCATGAAGG
This window encodes:
- the LOC136236755 gene encoding TNF receptor-associated factor 4-like, producing the protein MISARDTMATEIGGYEYKFIDTPSDGLLCRICHLPSRDPFLSTCCGHNFCESCLDDYKRVTTFDTTTCPVCRDQGFLSVRNKLSGREIRNLHVMCANNERGCEWQGEVNDISKHIGDGDAGCPFQDAACPNICGKVLQRQYLANHVETKCPRRKVSCQYCHILGGHQFIEVKHKEECPKFPLTCPNICEIGDVLREDMEAHRKECPLEMVQCKYHGVGCEEKIMRKRRKDHEEEKMEEHLSLTKYRLTDAHQELSLTKSKLADVETELAGTKSQLANSLKQINQLMVVVNQTPIPQEQNSSFRSYGSLTISALKWSVKLIAMAAMIKSGDQVCPVIVNITELSKRLTAYFSDPFYTHDEGYKMRLCVDAAGDGSGRGTHMSVFLYLMKGTHDDKVTWPLTGKFEIRLLNQMSDYDHYTRTVIFESDASAMYLRRVTNEKALPAFGSRHYICNEDLHKVTFVHNYVKDDCVFIQVNKL